CAGACAGAGCGTACGCTGTCCACGGTGTATGACCCATTGGCTGTGGAGCAACGCATCTACCGATTTTGGGAAGAAAGCGGGGCATTTCGGGCAGACGCATCGAGTGCCAAACCAAAGTTTTCGATTGTAATGCCGCCGCCGAACGTCACCGGATCGCTCCATCTCGGTCACGCATGGAATAACACGTTACAAGATATCATTATCCGTCACCGCAGAATGGCTGGCTATGAGGCCTTATTCTTACCCGGAACCGATCACGCTGGCATCGCAACCCAGACCCGTGTGGAAAAAACGCTCCGGGAAGAGACTGGCCAGAGCCGGCATGACCTTGGCCGTGAGGCATTTGTAGAGAAGGTCTGGGAATGGAAACACGAGTATGGGAACCGCATCACGAACCAGGTTCGCGCTATCGGATCGTCGTGCGACTGGTCTCGCGAACGGTTCACTATGGACGAGGGACTATCCCGTGCCGTAAGAACGGTATTTGTTGAGCTGTTCAATCGGGGTCTCATTTACCGCGGAAACCGCATCATCAATTGGTGCCCTCGATGTGCCACGGCGTTATCTGACATTGAAGTTGAACACATGGATGTCGCGGCAAAATTGTACCACGTGCGCTATCCGTACGTGGACCAATCGGGTGAAGTTGTGGTGGCAACGACGCGCCCTGAGACCATGTTTGCCGACGTTGCCGTAGCCGTACACCCTGATGATGAACGCTATCAGTCGCAAGTGGGAAAAATGCTCCAATTACCACTCACGGACACGCAGATTCCCGTGATTTCTGATACCTACGTCGAGCAGGAATTCGGCACAGGTTGTGTCAAGATTACCCCGGCGCATGATCCTAACGACTTTGAAGTTGGCTTACGCCATAACCTATCGATGCCGCAGTGCATCAATGCGGATGGTGTACTGACGGATTTGGCTGGCAAGTACGCAGGGCTGTCCCGCGAGGAAGCCAGAGTGAAGGTAGTTGAGGACCTGCGGGCAGGCGGTTATTTGCACAAGGAAGAGGAACTTATGCACGCCGTGGGGCACTGCAGCCGGTGCGACACTGTCGTGGAACCATTTTTGTCAGAACAGTGGTTTGTCAAGATGGCACCACTCGCTGAGAATGCACTGACGGCACTCAAACGAGGTGAGCTGGAGTTTGTCCCAGACCGATTTGAGAAGGTGTTTGCGCATTGGTTAGAAAACGTTCGTGACTGGTGTATATCGCGGCAATTATGGTGGGGACATCGCATTCCTGCGTGGTATTGCAACGACTGCGGCGGCATTGCTGTGGCAATGGATGCGCCCGAGTCTTGTCCGCACTGCGGGTCACACGAGATTCATCAGGACGAAGATGTCCTTGATACCTGGTTTTCTTCAGGGCTATGGCCGTTCTCGACGATGGGCTGGCCGGAAGAAACGGACGACTTGCGAAAGTTCTATCCGACAAGTGCCCTCGTGACGGCCTATGACATTTTGTTCTTCTGGGTCGCGAGGATGGTCTTCACGGGACTTGAATTCACGAATCAGATGCCGTTTGAAAGTGTGGTCGTCCACGGACTTATTCGCGATGGCGAAGGTCGAAAGATGTCTAAGAGCCTCGGAAACGGGGTGGACCCGCTTGACGTCATCGAGAAGTACGGTGCTGATGCGCTCCGTTTCACGCTGGCGACAGGCACGTCCCCGGGGAACGACCAGCGTTTTTACTGGGAGAAAGTCGAGGGGTCGAGAAATTTCATCAACAAGCTATGGAACGCGTCGCGGTTTGTACTGATGAACTTGGTGCAAGGAGAAGAACTGGCCGCCCTCTCACCCGAGTCCTTGTCGGTGCTGGACAAGTGGATTGCCACGCGATTGCAGCAAACGATAACGGAAGTCTCACATCATTTGAACCGCTACGACTTTGGTGAGGCTGGACGGGCACTCTACGATTTTGCTTGGGATGAGTTCTGCGACTGGTACATCGAATTTGCGAAATTGAGTCTCTATGGGACTGATGAATCGGCAAAGCGACAGACAAGGTCTATGCTCGTCCATGTCCTGGACACGCTGCTGCGTTTGCTGC
The Alicyclobacillus curvatus genome window above contains:
- a CDS encoding valine--tRNA ligase, which codes for MSEGNQTERTLSTVYDPLAVEQRIYRFWEESGAFRADASSAKPKFSIVMPPPNVTGSLHLGHAWNNTLQDIIIRHRRMAGYEALFLPGTDHAGIATQTRVEKTLREETGQSRHDLGREAFVEKVWEWKHEYGNRITNQVRAIGSSCDWSRERFTMDEGLSRAVRTVFVELFNRGLIYRGNRIINWCPRCATALSDIEVEHMDVAAKLYHVRYPYVDQSGEVVVATTRPETMFADVAVAVHPDDERYQSQVGKMLQLPLTDTQIPVISDTYVEQEFGTGCVKITPAHDPNDFEVGLRHNLSMPQCINADGVLTDLAGKYAGLSREEARVKVVEDLRAGGYLHKEEELMHAVGHCSRCDTVVEPFLSEQWFVKMAPLAENALTALKRGELEFVPDRFEKVFAHWLENVRDWCISRQLWWGHRIPAWYCNDCGGIAVAMDAPESCPHCGSHEIHQDEDVLDTWFSSGLWPFSTMGWPEETDDLRKFYPTSALVTAYDILFFWVARMVFTGLEFTNQMPFESVVVHGLIRDGEGRKMSKSLGNGVDPLDVIEKYGADALRFTLATGTSPGNDQRFYWEKVEGSRNFINKLWNASRFVLMNLVQGEELAALSPESLSVLDKWIATRLQQTITEVSHHLNRYDFGEAGRALYDFAWDEFCDWYIEFAKLSLYGTDESAKRQTRSMLVHVLDTLLRLLHPLIPFATEEIWQSLPDRSTALILADWPTAREEWKFDVAVEEVRQVIEVIRSVRNIRSEMNVAPSKPVHLTLRPNSRETEALLQSVEAYIKRFCNAEAVEIGQDKTAPDKAVTAVFAGGEIYVPLTDLVDLGAERERLSKERERLHAEVERATKKLANEQFVSKAPLDVVESERQKAAEYRQRLLSVEERIAALSVD